One genomic window of Solea solea chromosome 12, fSolSol10.1, whole genome shotgun sequence includes the following:
- the kitlga gene encoding kit ligand a produces the protein MKKSKIWIRVCVYLLLFITLGVHSSQFDVNTVTDDISKLAILRHNIPKDYRIPVNFVPKEEGGMCWVKLNIYYLEESLDLLANKFGNISSNSKDINIFIQMLQELRLKMGSLDSIMYDFECHYREEKWETAHYFEFVKQFLIAAEHRGDSDACDPPPCPSTPYTETTQEVSSMSSTEGPVCSTPGCSTSTEQRSISEMVERSLLSLLLIPLLGIVFLIVWKIRSRRNNEDPQQDPAGGLYSDPEWTAPPLDETTEKNKLNVIATV, from the exons ATTTGGATACGTGTCTGTGTCTATTTACTGCTGTTCATCACGCTGGGGGTACATTCAAGTCAATTTGACGTCAACACAGTGACAGATGACATCTCTAAACTCGCTATTTTG agacATAATATTCCTAAAGATTACAGAATTCCAGTTAATTTCGTTCCAAAAGAAGAG ggTGGGATGTGTTGGGTAAAACTCAATATCTACTACTTGGAGGAGAGTTTAGACCTTTTAGCGAATAAGTTTGGAAACATTTCGTCCAACAGTAAAGATATTAACATTTTCATCCAAATGCTCCAAGAACTGCGACTCAAAATGGGCTCTCTG gactCCATCATGTATGATTTTGAGTGCCACTATAGGGAAGAGAAGTGGGAGACAGCACATTACTTTGAATTTGTCAAACAGTTCCTTATAGCAGCAGAGCATAGAGGAGATTCAGATGCCTGTGATCCTCCTCCTTGTCCGTCTACACcatacacagaaacaacacaagaaG TATCATCCATGTCCAGCACTGAAGGCCCAGTGTGTTCAACGCCAGGCTGCAGTACAT CCACGGAACAAAGATCCATATCTGAGATGGTGGAGCGAAGCCTTCTCTCCTTACTGCTAATTCCACTTCTAGGCATCGTATTCTTGATTGTGTGGAAG ATCCGATCACGGAGGAATAATGAGGATCCTCAGCAGGACCCAGCAGGTGGACTTTACTCAGACCCAGAATGGACTGCGCCTCCACTGGACGAAACGACAGAAAA AAACAAGTTGAACGTCATCGCGACAGTGTAA